Proteins encoded within one genomic window of Thiothrix litoralis:
- a CDS encoding DMT family transporter produces the protein MQFGLWLAIGGTALFALKSIFIKLAYAHGVDTTTLLTLRMLLALPFYAVILGWLLRKPQTLKPVPLELLTLLGLGFMGYYLASWLDMEGLQHISAQLERLTLYTYPIMTTLLGWVFLREKITWRIVLALVLTYSGIVLLYAHEAQWNDGNARLGVMLVTMAALTFACYVVFSKRLIGKLGSLLFTSIAMLASTLFIFVHFLATHALADLAVPLPVWGYAVLLSVFSTVLPSFMISEAIARIGAAKTSIVGTVGPVFTILLAVWLLGEPFGWFHLAGMVLVMYGVSLLRK, from the coding sequence ATGCAATTTGGCCTATGGCTAGCGATTGGCGGCACGGCCTTGTTTGCACTGAAATCCATTTTCATCAAACTGGCTTACGCACACGGGGTGGATACCACCACTCTGCTGACGCTGCGGATGTTGCTGGCGCTACCGTTTTACGCGGTTATCCTCGGCTGGCTGCTGCGTAAACCGCAAACGCTGAAACCCGTGCCACTGGAATTACTCACCTTGTTGGGGCTGGGTTTCATGGGCTATTACCTCGCCTCGTGGCTGGATATGGAAGGCTTGCAGCACATTTCCGCGCAACTCGAACGCCTGACGCTGTATACCTACCCGATCATGACTACCTTGCTAGGCTGGGTATTTTTGCGGGAAAAAATCACTTGGCGGATTGTATTGGCGCTGGTACTGACTTACAGCGGCATTGTGTTGCTGTATGCACACGAAGCGCAATGGAACGACGGCAATGCGCGGCTAGGCGTGATGTTGGTGACAATGGCAGCGCTTACCTTTGCGTGTTACGTGGTCTTCAGCAAACGTCTGATTGGCAAGCTGGGTAGCCTGTTATTCACTAGCATTGCCATGTTGGCGTCGACGTTATTCATCTTTGTGCACTTTCTGGCGACGCACGCCCTCGCGGATTTGGCAGTGCCCCTGCCGGTATGGGGTTATGCGGTGTTGTTATCAGTATTCAGCACGGTATTGCCGAGCTTTATGATCAGTGAAGCCATTGCGCGGATTGGTGCGGCGAAAACCAGCATAGTGGGTACAGTGGGACCCGTGTTTACGATCTTACTGGCGGTGTGGCTGTTGGGTGAACCGTTTGGCTGGTTCCATTTGGCGGGGATGGTGTTGGTGATGTATGGAGTAAGTTTATTGCGGAAATAA
- a CDS encoding LysR family transcriptional regulator — protein sequence MNLRHITLHQLRLFHSLGRHLSFTRAAEEMHLSQPAMSIQIKRLEESVGMPLVEKMGKRLFLSDAGRELFEASRDVLDRLKVLNEDMIGMEEGVKGPLNLAAITTAKYFMPYLLGVFMRDYPGVEPNLTITNQAKVVGRLEENLDDLVIMGTIPENMDLEAEYFLDNPLVVVAPPDHPLVGRKNIPLDRLVEERFISRELGSGTREARRRLFAEHGLESKAYMELGSGEAIKQAVMAGLGISVLSIHNLRLELEAGLLVVLDVQHFPLVRQWYAVHLKSKKLSNTSRRFLDFLLQDGARIWQEINATRLVFPAHSAQPAIQPLTN from the coding sequence ATGAACCTGCGCCACATCACCCTGCATCAGCTACGCCTGTTCCACAGTCTGGGCAGGCATTTGTCGTTCACCCGTGCGGCGGAGGAAATGCACTTGTCACAGCCCGCGATGTCGATCCAGATCAAACGGTTGGAAGAAAGCGTGGGGATGCCGCTGGTGGAAAAGATGGGCAAACGCTTGTTCCTGAGCGATGCCGGACGCGAGCTGTTTGAGGCATCGCGGGATGTGCTGGATCGCCTCAAAGTCCTCAATGAAGACATGATCGGCATGGAAGAAGGCGTGAAAGGCCCGCTCAATCTGGCAGCGATTACCACCGCCAAGTATTTCATGCCGTATCTGCTGGGTGTTTTCATGCGCGATTACCCCGGCGTGGAGCCAAACTTGACGATTACCAATCAGGCCAAGGTGGTGGGGCGGCTGGAAGAAAACTTGGATGATCTGGTGATTATGGGCACGATCCCGGAAAACATGGATCTGGAGGCAGAATACTTCCTCGACAACCCGCTGGTGGTGGTCGCGCCGCCGGATCATCCGCTGGTCGGCAGGAAAAACATCCCGCTGGATCGCCTTGTGGAAGAGCGCTTCATCTCGCGGGAACTGGGTTCCGGTACGCGTGAAGCACGCCGCCGCCTGTTTGCCGAACACGGGCTGGAAAGCAAGGCGTATATGGAGCTGGGCAGCGGCGAAGCCATCAAGCAGGCGGTGATGGCCGGGCTGGGCATTTCCGTGTTGTCGATCCACAACCTGCGGCTGGAGCTGGAAGCAGGCTTGCTGGTAGTGCTGGATGTGCAGCACTTTCCGCTGGTACGCCAATGGTATGCGGTGCATTTGAAAAGCAAAAAACTGTCCAATACCTCGCGCCGTTTCCTCGATTTCCTGTTGCAGGACGGCGCACGTATCTGGCAGGAAATCAATGCTACCCGGCTGGTGTTTCCGGCGCATTCCGCCCAGCCTGCGATTCAACCTTTGACAAATTAA
- a CDS encoding response regulator, with protein MDSYQDSCAGLLEQTQQALRNSEERYRTLLSSMSDLVFVMDEQDRVLDFHCRSPQMLWLPSAEFLGQCVTAVLPPEVGERYQACAIQVRQTGENRRYEYELVIAGEQRCFMASLNRHEDGRKIVADVRDITERKQAEQASQEQTRLFNLITENMHDYIGILGLDLKTLYATPSLYQRMGYSPAEFTSLPLAQLMTPDSYARMTQLVAENLTPERLADPQLAISFDVDLDVIRKDGSHYWCNSEHRLIRDAQGRPECILETGRDITEHKHAETLLLRKDALLQAVAMAVQALLSESCINTAVQQALAAVGAATGQDRVYLFECHVDPGSGESLMSQRYEWVRGGVGAQINNPVLQQLSFDKLFPRWFKLLSQGEVVAGVVANFPESERLILEPQNIVSLMVVPVQVEGQFWGFIGFDNCQTDCRWGAEDQAILTSMAASVGTAVMRHRSEVTLRETNLKLKQATEHSLAMAAKAEEASKAKSLFLANMSHEIRTPMNAIIGMSYLALSTQLDQRQYDYVTQIQNAAQSLLRIINDILDFSKIEAGKLVLESTAFRLEDMVSSVLTLQRQRALEKGIELLLDLRSICLMGEQGTFFGDPLRLEQILTNLLTNGVKFTDEGYVLLCIEELERGEQTSRLRFCIEDSGIGMDAKAVNGLFQEFSQADDSTTRRYGGTGLGLSIVKRLLDLMGGEISVSSELGRGSRFTLELTLEHAAQVMEPLPVNHTLKRRALVVDDHKPARSVLCRQLKQRGIDCDDAESGAIALAMLQQPGVVYDLVFTDWVMPGISSEALVTAIKALPLATPPLIVVVSAYDLEQIHQLYGQQHIDHFLPKPVLPKDLYKLLNQSSSEERAVSTLAGDVAVSLRGKRILVVEDNPINQLIASEILSQYGAMIDCADNGQEGVEKILAAREQPYHAVLMDIQMPVMDGYEATRMVRSHAYFATLPIIALTANAMLEEKERCLAAGMNAHVTKPFEPEALLQTLMELIRLRGKPRPSGRGG; from the coding sequence ATGGACAGCTATCAAGATTCTTGCGCCGGTCTGCTGGAGCAAACCCAACAAGCGCTGCGCAACAGTGAGGAGCGCTACCGAACACTGCTTTCTTCAATGAGCGATCTGGTGTTTGTGATGGATGAGCAAGACCGGGTACTGGATTTTCATTGCCGTTCACCGCAGATGCTGTGGTTGCCGTCAGCGGAATTTCTGGGGCAATGCGTGACGGCGGTACTGCCGCCTGAGGTCGGCGAACGCTATCAGGCTTGTGCTATACAAGTCAGGCAAACGGGTGAGAACCGCCGTTACGAATACGAGTTGGTGATAGCGGGTGAGCAGCGCTGTTTTATGGCCTCTCTCAATCGACATGAAGATGGGCGCAAAATTGTTGCCGATGTCCGGGATATTACCGAGCGCAAGCAGGCGGAACAGGCATCGCAGGAGCAAACCCGCCTGTTCAACCTCATTACCGAGAATATGCACGATTACATCGGCATTCTCGGTCTTGATCTCAAGACGCTGTATGCCACACCATCCCTCTATCAGCGGATGGGATATAGCCCGGCGGAGTTCACTAGTTTGCCGCTTGCGCAATTGATGACACCTGATTCCTATGCCCGGATGACACAATTAGTGGCTGAAAATCTGACGCCGGAACGCTTGGCTGACCCGCAGCTCGCCATTAGCTTTGATGTTGATCTGGATGTGATCCGCAAGGATGGTAGCCACTACTGGTGTAATAGCGAACACCGCCTCATCCGTGATGCGCAAGGTCGCCCCGAGTGCATTCTGGAAACCGGGCGTGATATTACCGAGCACAAGCACGCCGAGACCCTGTTGTTGCGCAAGGATGCGCTGCTTCAGGCGGTAGCCATGGCTGTGCAGGCATTACTTTCCGAGTCCTGTATCAATACAGCGGTGCAGCAAGCCTTGGCAGCCGTGGGCGCTGCTACCGGGCAGGATCGGGTCTACCTGTTTGAATGCCATGTTGACCCCGGTAGCGGTGAGAGCTTGATGAGCCAACGTTATGAATGGGTGCGTGGTGGTGTTGGAGCCCAGATCAATAACCCAGTATTGCAGCAGCTTTCCTTCGATAAACTGTTTCCGCGCTGGTTTAAGCTGTTGTCGCAAGGGGAGGTGGTCGCCGGGGTAGTGGCGAATTTCCCAGAAAGTGAACGCCTGATTTTGGAGCCACAGAATATCGTATCCCTGATGGTTGTGCCGGTACAGGTGGAAGGGCAGTTCTGGGGTTTCATTGGTTTCGACAATTGCCAGACTGACTGCCGCTGGGGGGCGGAGGATCAGGCTATCCTGACGTCGATGGCGGCATCAGTGGGAACGGCCGTCATGCGCCACCGTTCAGAAGTCACTTTGCGTGAAACCAACCTCAAACTGAAACAGGCGACTGAGCATTCACTGGCAATGGCTGCCAAGGCCGAGGAGGCCAGCAAGGCCAAAAGCCTGTTCCTCGCCAATATGAGCCATGAAATCCGCACCCCGATGAATGCCATCATCGGCATGAGCTACCTTGCCCTCAGCACACAACTGGATCAGCGCCAATACGATTACGTGACCCAGATACAAAATGCGGCGCAATCGTTGCTACGCATCATCAATGACATTCTGGACTTTTCCAAGATCGAAGCAGGCAAGCTGGTGTTGGAATCAACCGCTTTCCGGCTAGAGGATATGGTGAGCAGTGTCCTGACCCTGCAACGCCAACGGGCGCTGGAAAAAGGTATCGAGTTGTTGCTGGATTTGCGCAGTATTTGCCTGATGGGCGAGCAGGGGACATTTTTTGGCGATCCGTTGCGGCTGGAGCAAATCCTCACCAATCTGTTGACCAATGGTGTGAAATTTACCGATGAGGGTTATGTGCTGCTGTGTATCGAAGAGCTGGAGCGCGGGGAACAGACCAGTCGCTTGCGCTTCTGCATTGAGGATAGCGGTATCGGCATGGATGCCAAGGCGGTGAATGGCCTGTTTCAGGAGTTTTCCCAAGCGGATGACTCGACCACCCGCCGCTATGGGGGTACAGGGTTGGGCTTGAGCATTGTTAAGCGTTTGCTGGATCTGATGGGGGGGGAGATCAGTGTCAGCAGTGAACTCGGTCGCGGCTCACGCTTTACCCTTGAGCTGACGCTGGAACATGCCGCTCAGGTTATGGAGCCTTTGCCGGTCAATCATACCTTGAAGCGGCGGGCGCTGGTTGTGGATGACCACAAGCCTGCCCGCTCTGTGCTGTGCCGTCAGTTGAAACAGCGGGGCATTGACTGTGATGATGCCGAATCAGGTGCAATAGCACTCGCGATGCTCCAGCAGCCGGGGGTGGTGTATGATCTGGTGTTTACCGATTGGGTGATGCCGGGGATTAGTAGCGAGGCGCTGGTTACTGCGATCAAGGCGTTACCCCTTGCCACACCGCCGCTGATTGTGGTGGTTTCCGCTTATGATCTTGAGCAAATTCACCAGCTTTACGGGCAGCAGCATATTGACCATTTCCTGCCTAAGCCGGTGTTGCCCAAGGATTTGTACAAACTGCTTAATCAGTCTTCGTCTGAGGAACGTGCGGTCAGTACGCTGGCCGGTGATGTTGCTGTCAGCCTGCGGGGCAAGCGGATTCTGGTGGTGGAAGATAACCCGATCAATCAGTTGATTGCGTCGGAAATCCTTAGTCAATACGGCGCGATGATCGACTGTGCTGATAATGGTCAGGAAGGTGTTGAGAAAATCTTGGCAGCCCGCGAGCAGCCGTATCACGCGGTGCTGATGGACATCCAGATGCCGGTGATGGATGGTTACGAAGCGACGCGCATGGTGCGTAGCCACGCCTATTTTGCAACCCTACCCATTATTGCGCTGACCGCGAATGCCATGCTCGAAGAAAAGGAGCGTTGTCTGGCGGCAGGCATGAATGCCCACGTTACCAAACCCTTTGAACCAGAGGCGTTGCTGCAAACACTCATGGAACTGATCAGGTTGCGCGGCAAACCCCGTCCTTCAGGTCGGGGAGGATAG
- a CDS encoding glutathione peroxidase, producing MFENKEGQRIPNVTFRTRQNNAWVDVQSADLFAGKTVIVFSLPGAFTPTCSSTHVPRYNQMADTFKKLGVDEIICMSVNDTFVMNEWKVDQKADKITFIPDGNGDFTDGMGLLVDKNDIGFGKRSWRYSMLVKDGVVEKMFIEPNKPGDPFEVSDADTMLAYIAPNEQAPLDVTVFTRQGCPFCARAKGMLHDAQIDFDEMELNRDYTNRSLRATAGVDMVPQVFINGELIGGSDKLEAWLKAR from the coding sequence ATGTTTGAAAATAAAGAAGGTCAACGTATTCCTAACGTTACATTCCGTACTCGCCAAAACAATGCGTGGGTTGATGTGCAAAGTGCCGACCTGTTTGCGGGCAAGACCGTGATCGTCTTCTCACTGCCGGGCGCATTTACCCCGACTTGTTCGTCTACGCACGTACCGCGTTACAACCAGATGGCGGATACCTTCAAGAAGCTGGGTGTCGATGAAATCATCTGCATGTCGGTCAACGATACTTTCGTTATGAACGAGTGGAAAGTGGACCAGAAAGCCGACAAAATCACCTTCATCCCGGACGGTAACGGTGACTTCACCGACGGTATGGGTCTGTTGGTCGACAAGAACGACATCGGTTTCGGCAAGCGTTCATGGCGTTATTCCATGCTGGTGAAAGACGGCGTGGTTGAGAAAATGTTCATCGAACCTAATAAGCCGGGCGACCCGTTTGAAGTATCCGATGCGGATACTATGCTGGCCTACATTGCACCGAATGAACAAGCACCGCTGGATGTTACCGTATTCACCCGTCAAGGTTGCCCATTCTGCGCCCGTGCCAAAGGCATGTTGCATGATGCTCAAATTGATTTTGACGAAATGGAACTGAACCGCGATTATACCAACCGTAGCCTGCGTGCCACTGCGGGCGTGGACATGGTTCCACAAGTGTTCATCAACGGTGAGTTGATTGGCGGATCGGACAAACTGGAAGCGTGGTTGAAAGCACGTTAA
- a CDS encoding RNA-guided endonuclease InsQ/TnpB family protein yields MLGELRNVTVSSKGGKWFASIQTQREVELPATLATTAIGIDLGIARFATLSDGTWMESRNSFKSKQATLAKYQRGMAHKQKFSNNWKKAKANVQKIHMQIANARRDFLHKATTTLSQNHALVFIEDLQVRNMSKSAAGTAENPGKNVAQKSGLNKAILDQGWGEFRRQLDYKLAWKGGMLFAVPPHYTSQECPECHHMSADNRQTQAKFVCVKCHYENHADHVGAINIKERGYRLLACGDAALSRSMKQEPAEVSQLSS; encoded by the coding sequence GTGCTGGGAGAACTACGCAATGTCACGGTTTCCAGCAAAGGCGGGAAATGGTTTGCCAGCATCCAAACCCAGCGCGAAGTGGAATTGCCAGCCACACTCGCAACCACTGCTATCGGTATTGACCTTGGGATAGCGCGTTTTGCGACGCTCTCCGATGGCACATGGATGGAATCGCGTAACAGCTTCAAGAGCAAGCAAGCCACACTCGCCAAATACCAACGGGGCATGGCGCACAAACAAAAGTTCAGCAACAACTGGAAAAAGGCCAAAGCCAACGTTCAAAAAATTCACATGCAAATCGCCAATGCCCGCCGTGATTTCCTGCACAAGGCGACGACCACGCTCAGCCAAAACCACGCGCTCGTGTTCATCGAAGATTTGCAGGTACGGAATATGTCCAAGTCAGCGGCAGGCACAGCGGAAAACCCCGGTAAAAACGTTGCCCAGAAATCTGGCTTAAACAAAGCCATTCTCGACCAAGGCTGGGGTGAATTTCGACGGCAACTTGACTACAAGCTGGCATGGAAAGGCGGGATGTTGTTTGCCGTGCCGCCGCATTATACCAGTCAAGAATGCCCCGAATGCCATCATATGTCGGCAGATAACCGCCAGACGCAAGCCAAGTTTGTGTGCGTGAAATGCCACTATGAAAATCATGCCGATCATGTCGGCGCGATCAATATCAAAGAGCGGGGATACCGCTTGTTAGCCTGTGGAGATGCGGCATTAAGCCGCTCGATGAAGCAGGAACCCGCCGAAGTCAGTCAGCTATCTAGCTGA
- a CDS encoding RNA-guided endonuclease InsQ/TnpB family protein, which yields MFISNRVKPRPSRRGYKRLRLSCQWAFECNQVWNFANAYTAEYSNMPIPGVGWVRSNITAFDLAKQQAAYKKERGFTLHSQTVQEVTEAHAKARKQFKKDKLRWRISGGSQRSLGWIPFKSGAAVWKDGQVRYNKHFFKVWDSYGLSQYAFRSGSFSEDARGRWYFNVVVQVEVATHESQTAIGIDLGLKTTATCSDGTVLERQQRYRNLEVKLGKAQRAKQKRRVKAIHAKIKHQRKDDTHKFTTALVQQHGAIFVGNVSSAGLAKTTMAKSVLDAGWFMLKTQLKYKAIARSVVFEEVNEAYSTQTCSCCGSLSVNSPKGRAGLGIREWMCADCGTLHDRDVNAARNILAAGHSRLAGGILAR from the coding sequence TTGTTTATCAGTAATCGCGTAAAACCTCGTCCTTCAAGGCGGGGATATAAGCGTCTTCGACTTTCTTGTCAGTGGGCGTTTGAGTGCAATCAGGTGTGGAATTTCGCTAATGCTTACACGGCGGAATACAGCAACATGCCCATTCCCGGTGTAGGTTGGGTGCGCAGCAACATCACCGCCTTCGACCTCGCCAAACAGCAGGCAGCGTACAAAAAAGAGCGCGGCTTCACCCTACATTCGCAAACCGTGCAAGAAGTCACTGAGGCACACGCGAAAGCCCGCAAACAGTTCAAAAAAGACAAATTGCGCTGGCGGATTTCCGGTGGCTCCCAACGTTCGTTGGGCTGGATTCCCTTCAAGTCGGGTGCGGCGGTTTGGAAAGACGGACAAGTTCGCTATAACAAACATTTTTTCAAGGTGTGGGACAGTTACGGCTTGTCACAATACGCCTTCCGTTCCGGCTCGTTTTCCGAAGATGCGCGGGGTCGGTGGTATTTCAATGTGGTGGTGCAGGTTGAGGTTGCCACCCATGAAAGCCAAACCGCGATTGGCATTGACCTTGGGTTAAAAACCACGGCCACCTGTAGTGATGGCACGGTGTTGGAACGCCAGCAGCGTTACCGAAATCTTGAAGTGAAGCTCGGCAAAGCCCAACGTGCCAAACAAAAACGGCGCGTGAAAGCGATTCATGCCAAAATCAAACACCAACGCAAGGACGATACCCACAAATTCACCACCGCACTGGTGCAACAGCACGGTGCTATATTCGTCGGCAACGTCAGCAGTGCTGGCCTAGCAAAAACCACGATGGCTAAAAGCGTCTTGGATGCAGGCTGGTTCATGCTTAAAACCCAACTGAAATACAAAGCGATCGCGCGGTCAGTGGTGTTTGAAGAAGTCAACGAAGCGTACAGTACCCAGACGTGTTCGTGTTGCGGCAGTCTTTCCGTCAACAGTCCGAAAGGTAGAGCAGGGCTTGGAATAAGGGAGTGGATGTGTGCCGACTGTGGCACGCTGCACGACAGAGATGTCAATGCAGCCCGCAACATTCTCGCGGCTGGGCATAGCCGTCTCGCGGGAGGAATCCTCGCCCGTTAG
- a CDS encoding BMC domain-containing protein, translating into MNNVSLRVYSFIDSLQPQLASYLATSSQGFLPIPGDACLWIEVAPGMSVHRLSDIALKATNVRLGQQVVERAFGSMEIHFRNQSEVLTAGECILNEIGASMESRMPCRIAWKEIIRALAPDHATLINRQLRQGSMLLPGKSMFILETEPAGYIVYAANEAEKAAHVTLVDMKAFGPFGRLTMMGSEAEVAQAMYAAEQAIAALNMRAQGVL; encoded by the coding sequence ATGAATAATGTGAGTTTGCGTGTTTATTCTTTTATCGACTCGCTGCAACCGCAGCTAGCCTCTTATTTGGCGACCTCTTCGCAAGGTTTTCTGCCGATTCCCGGCGACGCCTGTTTGTGGATTGAGGTGGCTCCCGGCATGTCGGTACACCGCCTCAGCGACATTGCCCTCAAGGCCACCAATGTGCGCTTGGGGCAGCAGGTGGTGGAGCGGGCGTTTGGCAGCATGGAAATCCATTTCCGTAACCAGAGCGAAGTCTTGACGGCGGGCGAATGCATCCTCAATGAAATCGGCGCAAGCATGGAAAGCCGGATGCCTTGCCGGATTGCCTGGAAGGAAATCATCCGCGCCCTTGCCCCCGACCACGCCACTTTGATCAACCGTCAGTTGCGCCAAGGCTCGATGCTGTTGCCGGGCAAAAGCATGTTCATCCTCGAAACCGAGCCTGCCGGTTACATCGTTTACGCCGCCAATGAAGCGGAAAAGGCGGCGCATGTGACGCTGGTGGACATGAAAGCCTTTGGTCCGTTTGGGCGTCTGACCATGATGGGCAGCGAGGCGGAAGTCGCTCAGGCGATGTATGCGGCGGAACAGGCGATTGCGGCCTTGAATATGCGTGCGCAAGGGGTGCTGTAG
- the gorA gene encoding glutathione-disulfide reductase: MSQHYDLIAIGGGSGGLSVVEKAAKHGAKCAVVEVNDDLGGTCVNRGCVPKKVMWFAANLAHAQHDAQDYGFATVPGKLDWGKLVMKRENMIGGINDWYLDSFLSEAGIDLIEGQARFVDAKTLQVNGETYTADHIVIATGGRPVVPTDIPGAEHGISSDGFFALDEQPEKVAVVGGGYIALELAGVLNALGSETHMLHQGFPVLIGFDSLMQKTLRAQMEADGVHFNDNGKIASVDKQADGKLSIQYVDGSTLGDVDQLLWAIGRKNNTDDLGLENIGLALAPGGFIDVNDYQETSVPGVYAIGDIINKRGVQLTPVAIAAGRRLGDRLFGGMKDRKLDYSLIPTVMFTHPPIGTIGLSEEAAREKYGDAVKVYSTEFTPMYYSFVKHKAKTAMKLVVVGEDEKIVGCHAIGLGVDEMMQGFAVAIRMGATKQDFDDTIAIHPVSAEELVTMK, encoded by the coding sequence ATGAGCCAACATTACGATTTAATCGCCATTGGCGGCGGTAGCGGCGGCCTGTCGGTTGTCGAAAAGGCCGCAAAGCACGGCGCGAAATGTGCCGTGGTGGAAGTCAACGACGACCTCGGCGGTACGTGCGTCAACCGTGGCTGTGTACCGAAAAAGGTCATGTGGTTCGCGGCGAATCTGGCTCATGCCCAACACGATGCGCAGGATTACGGTTTCGCCACGGTTCCCGGCAAGCTCGATTGGGGCAAGCTGGTGATGAAGCGCGAAAACATGATCGGCGGCATCAACGACTGGTATCTGGATAGCTTCCTCAGCGAAGCGGGCATTGACCTGATCGAAGGTCAGGCACGGTTTGTCGATGCAAAAACGCTGCAAGTAAATGGCGAAACCTACACCGCTGACCACATCGTGATTGCCACGGGTGGTCGCCCGGTGGTGCCGACGGATATTCCCGGTGCGGAACACGGCATCAGCTCCGACGGCTTTTTCGCGCTGGATGAACAGCCTGAAAAAGTGGCGGTAGTTGGTGGCGGTTACATCGCACTGGAACTGGCGGGTGTGTTGAATGCGCTAGGTTCAGAAACCCACATGCTGCACCAGGGTTTCCCGGTGTTGATCGGTTTTGACAGCCTGATGCAGAAAACCTTGCGTGCGCAAATGGAAGCCGATGGCGTGCATTTCAATGACAACGGCAAGATTGCCAGCGTCGACAAGCAGGCTGACGGCAAACTGAGCATTCAGTACGTCGATGGCAGCACGCTGGGCGATGTTGACCAATTATTGTGGGCGATTGGCCGCAAGAACAACACCGATGACCTCGGTCTGGAAAACATTGGCTTGGCACTTGCGCCCGGTGGTTTCATCGACGTAAACGACTATCAGGAAACCAGCGTTCCCGGTGTTTACGCGATTGGTGACATCATCAATAAGCGCGGTGTGCAACTGACTCCGGTGGCAATTGCCGCAGGGCGTCGTCTCGGCGACCGTTTATTTGGTGGCATGAAAGACCGCAAGCTCGACTACAGCCTGATCCCCACGGTGATGTTCACGCATCCACCGATTGGCACGATTGGTCTGTCGGAAGAAGCCGCACGGGAAAAATACGGCGACGCGGTGAAGGTGTACAGCACCGAATTCACCCCCATGTATTATTCCTTCGTCAAACACAAAGCCAAGACGGCAATGAAGCTAGTGGTAGTCGGTGAAGACGAAAAGATCGTCGGCTGCCACGCCATTGGTTTGGGTGTGGATGAAATGATGCAAGGTTTCGCGGTGGCTATCCGTATGGGTGCAACCAAGCAAGACTTTGACGACACCATCGCCATTCACCCTGTCAGTGCCGAAGAACTGGTCACGATGAAATAA